One Gemmatimonadaceae bacterium genomic window, CGAGCGACGAACGCTCTATGTGCGGGCACGATTTGCCACAAACGCGCATGGTGATCGAGCCTCGGCCGGGACTCGCATGGGCCCGCAATCGCGCATTGCTCGAGGCGCGGTCGGACGTCATGCTCTTCACGGACGATGATTGCGTACCGGACGCCGGGTGGATCGAAGCCCACCGGAGCCTGTACGATCGGAATCCCGACATCGACTTGAGCACAGGACCCGTCGAACCCCTGGAGCTGGTTACGCCCGCCCAAGTCCTGTTTGAACGCTATGGTGGCTTCATCGCGCGTTACCGCCGACAGTGGATTTGTGCGCCGCGGGGGATTGTGTCGGCACCGCGGTCAGAGATGTCGGGACGATCGGAGTCGCGCGAACTTCGGGATGCGGCGGCGGTTGATTGCGCGGGTGGGCCTGTTCGACGCGGCGCTTGGCGCCGGGACGAGCGCCAGCGGCGGCGAGGAACTGGAATACTTTTTCCGCGCGCTCAGACTCGGCGCATTACTGGCACGTGAGCCACGCGCCGTGGTACGACATGAGCATCGACGAGAGCTCCGGGAAGTGGAGAATCAGATCGAGGGATGGAGTCGTGGGTTTGCCTGCGCCATAGCGCGGTCCGTGCTGGCCTTTCCGGAAGAGCAGATGTCCCAGCGGATGATGATGGGCCGAATTGCGCTGCTGCACCATGTCAGGCGGGCGCTGTTCCGGCCCGGCCTTCGTCGACTTGCTCGCCGAGCTGCGGAATGGTAGGTGCGTCGCGCCGGTACACACGCGCGCGGTGGGGAAGCCGCCGAGATTGTCGCGCGCATACCATCAACGACGACGTCAGATTCGTCTCCGTTCGAAACCGCCGCCCATTGTCCGGTGCGGCGGCGCGAGCGGACCGCCAGCGTGACCCGATCCATCGACGTGGATGCCCTATGTTCGCCACTGCTGCTTGATGAGGATGTGGAGGAGGTCACCATCGATGTGCACTGTCGCAACCGATCGATCGGCACCCTCGTCCTGCCGGTGTACCACGGTACCGTAGGCATCGACCGTTTGCTCGACACCATTGTCGACCGTCTCGGCGAGACCCTCATTCTCGCCGATTGGCGCGAGACCGTTCGATCCACGAAGCGCCACCTCGTGGCCCTCTCGTCACACGTCGCGGCACGCTGACCGTGGCGACTGGTGCCGCTTCCGTTCCATTCGTAGTTTGCACTTCGAATTGCACCATGCTCCCCATTGCTCACATCGCCGCGAAGACGCTAGGTACAACGAACGGTGTTTTGATCCTGTCGAAGGCCCACCGTCGACCCAACGTTCTCTGCCCTGCATCATGACTGACACCAACATCAGCGACGACCTGC contains:
- a CDS encoding glycosyltransferase family 2 protein, which translates into the protein MVIEPRPGLAWARNRALLEARSDVMLFTDDDCVPDAGWIEAHRSLYDRNPDIDLSTGPVEPLELVTPAQVLFERYGGFIARYRRQWICAPRGIVSAPRSEMSGRSESRELRDAAAVDCAGGPVRRGAWRRDERQRRRGTGILFPRAQTRRITGT